The following are encoded together in the Streptomyces rapamycinicus NRRL 5491 genome:
- a CDS encoding S1C family serine protease, whose translation MDEPRAPGPKSKPKWWSRPAAARPGDRPNDAAEGAEERTEAAAAQAAPEPVDAPVEGPAPEERAPRPLHEPDPYSTPPYGDPGPWAPAPPVQHPVATPAQGTHVPPGMAQAPPQTPPQAPGMTPPHGTTVPPATGPVPGQGAPPPLPRHPGMTPPHGTQLPPGPGEPHQSHQGHQGAPMAQPAQGVQWGGYDPWTVVPPPAERERKTVSRRGAWIAVLLIALVAGCLGGGIGAYAERDRASGGVDVKLPQAPVEKEARSPGSVAGIAARSLPGVVTIHVRGSAEEGTGTGFVLDKRGHILTNNHVVQSAGTDGDISVTFNSGQDAKAEVIGRDTGYDLAVIKVDRVSGLTPLPLGNSDSVRVGDPVVAIGAPFDLAGTVTSGIISAKERPITAGGEKEDGSDVSYVDALQTDAPINPGNSGGPLVDRKARVIGINSAIRAADDGSGLGGGQGGSIGLGFAIPINQGKRVAEELINTGKATHPVIGVTLDMGYTGDGARVNTKGAGGGAPVTAGGPGDKAGIEPGDVITEVDGVRVHSGQELIVKIRSHRPGDRLGLTVRRDGKERAAELTLGSASSG comes from the coding sequence ATGGACGAGCCGAGGGCCCCTGGGCCCAAGTCGAAGCCGAAGTGGTGGAGCCGCCCGGCCGCCGCGCGACCCGGCGACCGGCCGAACGACGCGGCGGAGGGCGCCGAGGAGCGTACGGAGGCGGCCGCCGCGCAGGCGGCGCCGGAGCCGGTGGACGCCCCCGTGGAGGGCCCGGCGCCCGAGGAGCGGGCGCCCCGGCCGTTGCATGAGCCCGACCCGTACAGCACCCCGCCCTACGGCGACCCGGGGCCCTGGGCCCCGGCCCCGCCCGTACAGCACCCGGTGGCCACCCCCGCGCAGGGCACGCATGTCCCGCCAGGGATGGCCCAGGCACCGCCCCAGACGCCGCCCCAGGCGCCCGGGATGACCCCGCCGCACGGCACCACCGTGCCGCCCGCCACGGGGCCCGTACCGGGCCAGGGCGCGCCCCCGCCCCTGCCGCGGCACCCCGGGATGACCCCGCCGCACGGCACCCAGCTGCCTCCGGGCCCCGGAGAGCCCCACCAGAGCCACCAGGGCCACCAGGGCGCCCCCATGGCGCAGCCCGCCCAGGGCGTCCAGTGGGGCGGCTACGACCCCTGGACCGTGGTTCCGCCGCCCGCCGAGCGCGAGCGTAAGACCGTCTCCCGCCGTGGCGCCTGGATCGCCGTGCTGCTGATCGCCCTGGTCGCGGGGTGCCTCGGCGGCGGTATCGGCGCCTACGCGGAGCGGGACCGCGCCTCCGGGGGTGTCGATGTGAAGCTGCCGCAGGCCCCGGTGGAGAAGGAGGCCAGGTCCCCGGGCAGCGTCGCCGGGATCGCCGCCAGGTCGCTGCCCGGCGTGGTGACCATCCATGTGCGCGGCAGCGCGGAGGAGGGCACCGGCACCGGCTTCGTCCTCGACAAGCGGGGCCACATCCTCACCAACAACCATGTCGTGCAGTCCGCCGGCACGGACGGCGACATATCGGTGACCTTCAACAGCGGCCAGGACGCCAAGGCCGAGGTGATCGGCCGGGACACCGGGTACGACCTGGCGGTGATCAAGGTCGACCGGGTCTCCGGGCTCACCCCGCTGCCGCTGGGCAACTCCGACTCGGTGCGCGTCGGCGACCCCGTCGTGGCCATCGGCGCCCCCTTCGACCTGGCGGGCACGGTCACCTCCGGGATCATCAGCGCCAAGGAGCGCCCCATCACCGCGGGCGGCGAGAAAGAGGACGGCAGCGACGTCAGCTATGTCGACGCGCTGCAGACCGACGCCCCGATCAACCCGGGGAACTCCGGCGGCCCCCTGGTCGACCGCAAGGCGCGGGTCATCGGGATCAACAGCGCGATCCGGGCGGCCGACGACGGCTCGGGCCTCGGCGGCGGCCAGGGCGGCAGCATCGGCCTGGGCTTCGCCATCCCGATCAACCAGGGCAAGCGGGTCGCCGAGGAGCTGATCAACACCGGGAAGGCCACCCATCCGGTCATCGGCGTGACCCTCGACATGGGCTATACGGGCGACGGCGCACGGGTGAACACCAAGGGCGCCGGCGGCGGCGCGCCGGTCACCGCGGGCGGCCCCGGCGACAAGGCGGGGATCGAGCCCGGTGACGTGATCACGGAGGTGGACGGCGTCCGGGTGCACAGCGGCCAGGAGCTGATCGTGAAGATCCGCAGCCACCGCCCCGGGGACCGGCTCGGGCTCACCGTCAGGCGCGACGGCAAGGAGCGCGCCGCGGAGCTGACCCTGGGGTCGGCGAGCAGCGGCTGA
- a CDS encoding anti-sigma factor family protein — translation MTRSGGPSPAEQHLGDRLAALVDGELGHDARERVLAHLATCCKCKAEADAQRRLKNVFAQTAPPAPSEGFLARLQGLPATGGDDGMDGMGGSPFGGSGVFGPRDLRGGSRDVRELRDVREPEERRERAFAFVPAMPPGTAIAPAASARASRQRGFRIHEVERPAPRRRFAFAAAGAVSLAAFALGAALPLDAAVDPPGNSADGADTAVSPVADTAVNAGVRERTRQEVGLLATTGTTTDTSTVAPSPTATSYPPSLRQPAAALNPLIQPILSVTELLRTSNSTPPAPRPTQLEVPSGPAPGGSPYLGVSAPPK, via the coding sequence GTGACCCGATCAGGCGGTCCGTCCCCCGCCGAGCAGCATCTCGGCGACCGCCTTGCGGCTCTGGTCGACGGTGAGCTGGGGCATGACGCGCGCGAGCGCGTCCTCGCCCACCTCGCCACCTGCTGCAAGTGCAAGGCGGAGGCCGATGCTCAGCGTCGGCTGAAAAACGTGTTCGCCCAGACGGCGCCCCCGGCACCGTCGGAGGGCTTTCTGGCCCGTCTCCAGGGCCTGCCGGCCACGGGCGGCGATGACGGTATGGACGGCATGGGCGGCTCCCCCTTCGGGGGCTCGGGCGTCTTCGGCCCGCGCGATCTGCGGGGCGGCTCGCGGGACGTGCGCGAGCTGCGCGATGTGCGGGAGCCGGAGGAGAGACGGGAGCGGGCGTTCGCCTTCGTGCCCGCGATGCCCCCGGGCACCGCGATCGCACCGGCGGCGTCGGCCCGTGCCTCGCGTCAGCGCGGCTTCCGGATCCATGAGGTCGAGCGCCCCGCCCCGCGCCGCAGGTTCGCCTTCGCGGCGGCCGGAGCGGTCTCCCTGGCGGCCTTCGCGCTCGGCGCGGCCCTGCCGCTGGACGCGGCGGTCGACCCCCCTGGCAATTCGGCCGACGGCGCCGACACCGCGGTCTCCCCGGTCGCCGACACCGCCGTGAACGCGGGCGTGCGGGAGCGCACCCGCCAGGAGGTGGGCCTGCTGGCCACCACGGGCACCACCACGGACACCAGCACGGTCGCCCCGTCCCCGACGGCCACCTCGTACCCACCGTCCCTGCGCCAGCCCGCGGCGGCGCTGAATCCGTTGATACAGCCGATTCTGTCGGTCACGGAGCTGCTGCGGACGTCGAACTCCACGCCCCCGGCCCCCCGGCCGACCCAGCTGGAGGTCCCGTCCGGGCCCGCGCCGGGCGGCTCGCCGTACCTCGGGGTCAGCGCGCCCCCGAAGTAG
- the sigE gene encoding RNA polymerase sigma factor SigE produces MVGALLDTTRADRGGAAAAGDRRVLKRFRRSVGEPKSVTNTADRSHPRSPKGTGGAPHAESATTATFATDADAAWTPPTWEEIVSTHSARVYRLAYRLTGNQHDAEDLTQEVFVRVFRSLSTYTPGTFEGWLHRITTNLFLDMVRRRQRIRFDALGEDAAERLPSREPSPQQHFNDTHFDADVQQALDTLAPEFRAAVVLCDIEGLSYEEIAATLGVKLGTVRSRIHRGRSHLRKALQHRAPAARTGQQHEVAAVAPGVTAPRLSGEVGIA; encoded by the coding sequence ATGGTAGGGGCTCTACTGGACACCACCAGAGCCGACAGGGGAGGTGCGGCTGCGGCCGGTGACCGGAGAGTGCTGAAGCGCTTTCGCAGGTCAGTGGGCGAGCCGAAATCCGTGACCAACACCGCTGACCGTTCTCACCCCCGTAGCCCGAAGGGCACGGGAGGTGCGCCCCACGCCGAGTCCGCCACCACCGCGACCTTCGCCACGGATGCGGACGCGGCGTGGACGCCTCCTACCTGGGAGGAGATCGTCAGCACTCATAGCGCACGGGTCTACCGCCTCGCCTACCGGCTCACCGGTAACCAGCACGATGCCGAGGATCTCACCCAGGAAGTGTTCGTCCGCGTCTTCCGCTCGCTGTCGACGTACACCCCGGGCACCTTCGAGGGCTGGCTGCACCGCATCACCACCAATCTCTTCCTCGACATGGTCCGCCGTCGGCAGCGCATCCGCTTCGACGCGCTCGGCGAGGACGCGGCGGAGCGGCTCCCCAGCCGCGAGCCCTCTCCCCAGCAGCACTTCAACGACACCCACTTCGACGCGGATGTGCAGCAGGCGCTGGACACCCTCGCCCCGGAGTTCCGTGCCGCCGTGGTGCTCTGTGACATCGAAGGGCTGTCGTACGAGGAGATCGCGGCCACCCTGGGCGTCAAGCTGGGCACCGTGCGCAGCCGCATCCACCGCGGCCGCTCGCATCTGCGCAAGGCGCTGCAGCACCGCGCCCCCGCGGCGCGGACCGGGCAGCAGCATGAGGTCGCCGCGGTGGCGCCGGGTGTCACGGCCCCCCGGCTGAGCGGGGAGGTCGGAATCGCGTGA
- a CDS encoding O-methyltransferase: protein MRQLRGQERVITGNRQTSWAFADAFVAEDEALHWARDRAREAGLRSVSAGTGAALRLLAATADAKVVAEIGTGTGVSGIHLLRGMRPDGVLTTVDTEPEMQQFARQAFRTAGFTGNRARFIPGRALDVLPRLADGGYDLVFCDGDRLECLDYLAESLRLLRPGGLVCFEGVFTNGRTVDSAAQPTEVLRVRELLRTVRESTVLQSSLLPVGDGLLCAVKRG from the coding sequence TTGCGCCAACTACGGGGACAGGAGAGGGTCATTACCGGCAACCGGCAGACGAGCTGGGCGTTCGCCGACGCGTTCGTCGCCGAGGACGAAGCCCTTCACTGGGCCCGTGACCGGGCCCGGGAAGCAGGGCTGCGCTCGGTGTCGGCGGGCACCGGCGCCGCGCTGCGGCTGCTCGCTGCCACCGCCGATGCCAAGGTCGTCGCCGAGATCGGCACCGGGACCGGCGTCTCCGGGATCCACTTGCTGCGCGGAATGCGCCCGGACGGCGTGCTGACCACCGTGGACACCGAACCGGAGATGCAGCAGTTCGCCCGGCAGGCGTTCCGCACCGCCGGATTCACCGGGAACCGGGCGCGCTTCATCCCCGGCCGCGCCCTCGACGTACTGCCCCGGCTGGCCGACGGCGGATACGACCTGGTCTTCTGCGACGGCGACCGGCTGGAGTGCCTGGACTACCTAGCCGAATCGTTGCGGCTGCTGCGGCCCGGCGGGCTGGTCTGCTTCGAGGGGGTCTTCACCAACGGGCGGACCGTGGACTCCGCGGCACAGCCCACGGAGGTGCTGCGGGTGCGCGAGCTGCTGCGGACCGTACGGGAGTCCACCGTGCTCCAGTCGTCCCTGCTGCCGGTCGGCGACGGCCTGCTCTGCGCGGTCAAGCGGGGCTGA